A single genomic interval of Spinacia oleracea cultivar Varoflay chromosome 6, BTI_SOV_V1, whole genome shotgun sequence harbors:
- the LOC130462794 gene encoding uncharacterized protein isoform X1 yields the protein MYLKVVFNAEIEKEKKGDPNITKWFLIPYHQENHWILYVLDLRRGCAYIFDSAIGSNRENSAWGILCLAYQVYKFNDGICPNRATMQGLKGFHVKCAQQVGARECGYYVMKFMHEIVTLHHNTDERLDNAYTPRNAPYTDEEIDVVREQWAKFFTTEYLFT from the exons ATGTATTTGAAAGTAGTTTTCAatgctgaaattgaaaaggagaagaagGGTGATCCTAACATTACCAAGTGGTTTTTGATCCCATACCATCAAGA AaatcattggattttgtacgtGTTAGACCTACGTAGAGGTTGTGCGTATATTTTCGACTCTGCGATAGGTTCCAACCGAGAAAATAGTGCATGGGGAATCTTGTGTTT ggcataccaagtgtacaagtttAATGATGGGATTTGTCCGAATAGAGCGACTATGCAGGGGTTGAAAGGCTTCCATGTAAAG tgtgctcaacaagtcggcgcccgcgagtgtggctattacgttatgaagttcatgcatGAAATAGTCACGTTACACCATAACACTGATGAGCGGTTAGACAAT gcttacactccaagaaatgcgccttataccgatgaggaaatagatgtggttcgtgagcaatgggctaagttttttacaaccgagtatttatttacttag
- the LOC130462794 gene encoding uncharacterized protein isoform X3, with protein MYLKVVFNAEIEKEKKGDPNITKWFLIPYHQEAYQVYKFNDGICPNRATMQGLKGFHVKCAQQVGARECGYYVMKFMHEIVTLHHNTDERLDNAYTPRNAPYTDEEIDVVREQWAKFFTTEYLFT; from the exons ATGTATTTGAAAGTAGTTTTCAatgctgaaattgaaaaggagaagaagGGTGATCCTAACATTACCAAGTGGTTTTTGATCCCATACCATCAAGA ggcataccaagtgtacaagtttAATGATGGGATTTGTCCGAATAGAGCGACTATGCAGGGGTTGAAAGGCTTCCATGTAAAG tgtgctcaacaagtcggcgcccgcgagtgtggctattacgttatgaagttcatgcatGAAATAGTCACGTTACACCATAACACTGATGAGCGGTTAGACAAT gcttacactccaagaaatgcgccttataccgatgaggaaatagatgtggttcgtgagcaatgggctaagttttttacaaccgagtatttatttacttag
- the LOC130462794 gene encoding uncharacterized protein isoform X2 yields the protein MYLKVVFNAEIEKEKKGDPNITKWFLIPYHQENHWILYVLDLRRGCAYIFDSAIGSNRENSAWGILCLAYQVYKFNDGICPNRATMQGLKGFHVKCAQQVGARECGYYVMKFMHEIVTLHHNTDERLTLQEMRLIPMRK from the exons ATGTATTTGAAAGTAGTTTTCAatgctgaaattgaaaaggagaagaagGGTGATCCTAACATTACCAAGTGGTTTTTGATCCCATACCATCAAGA AaatcattggattttgtacgtGTTAGACCTACGTAGAGGTTGTGCGTATATTTTCGACTCTGCGATAGGTTCCAACCGAGAAAATAGTGCATGGGGAATCTTGTGTTT ggcataccaagtgtacaagtttAATGATGGGATTTGTCCGAATAGAGCGACTATGCAGGGGTTGAAAGGCTTCCATGTAAAG tgtgctcaacaagtcggcgcccgcgagtgtggctattacgttatgaagttcatgcatGAAATAGTCACGTTACACCATAACACTGATGAGCG gcttacactccaagaaatgcgccttataccgatgaggaaatag